One segment of Solanum stenotomum isolate F172 chromosome 1, ASM1918654v1, whole genome shotgun sequence DNA contains the following:
- the LOC125864997 gene encoding uncharacterized protein LOC125864997, with the protein MKAFEVGGTTLCLALFSDVTNSKELLDLMQSATLEPEVAFLNASLIPDVFPVLAAAHKTLVAKSRDSLTTRTLHSELVYNFSGSKHISESLKRCGIADNTSYILAARFGASADEMVAIEKLIKGNEIDLKELEQRINQAQIQKHYKISNLELEISSLADAITCRIAARDAL; encoded by the exons ATGAAGGCGTTTGAAGTTGGTGGAACCACCCTTTGTCTTGCCCTTTTCAGCGATGTTACTAATTCTAA AGAACTATTGGACTTAATGCAGTCTGCAACACTGGAGCCAGAAGTAGCGTTTCTGAATGCATCACTT ATCCCCGATGTATTTCCTGTTTTAGCAGCTGCACACAAGACACTTGTAGCTAAATCACGGGATTCACTGACTACACGGACCCTCCATTCTGAGCTTGTTTACAACTTCTCGGGATCTAAGCAT ATTTCAGAGTCTTTGAAAAGATGTGGTATCGCAGACAACACAAGCTACATCCTGGCAGCACGCTTTGGTGCTTCGGCTGATGAG ATGGTGGCCATAGAAAAACTCATAAAGGGCAATGAGATTGACCTGAAGGAATTGGAACAAAGAATAAACCAGGCTCAGATTCAAAAG CATTACAAGATATCTAATCTGGAGCTGGAGATATCGTCACTTGCAGATGCTATAACCTGCAGAATTGCTGCCAGAGACGCTTTATAA